A region of Thiobacter sp. AK1 DNA encodes the following proteins:
- a CDS encoding FeoA family protein, which translates to MDTLASLKPGETAIITGLHFDEALNARLAAMGLRVGRRIALIRRACCKGPLQVRVGSTDVMLRPREARHIDIART; encoded by the coding sequence ATGGACACCTTGGCTAGCCTCAAACCCGGCGAGACCGCGATCATCACCGGGTTGCATTTCGACGAAGCCCTAAACGCGCGCCTCGCGGCCATGGGGCTACGTGTCGGCCGCCGCATCGCTCTCATCCGCCGTGCCTGCTGCAAGGGACCGCTGCAGGTGCGCGTGGGCAGCACCGATGTCATGCTGCGCCCACGCGAAGCCCGTCACATCGACATCGCGCGGACTTGA
- a CDS encoding DUF4936 family protein, whose amino-acid sequence MFHYYVYYRVDLRREAEAIAAVDQLLFEIAAKTGVQGRLLKKRDEPALWLEVYADVPGDWLEASLAAIAQRLEFARFLQPGSTRRVECFQESI is encoded by the coding sequence ATGTTCCACTACTACGTGTACTACCGCGTCGATCTTCGCCGCGAGGCAGAAGCCATCGCCGCCGTGGACCAGCTCCTGTTCGAGATCGCGGCCAAGACGGGGGTGCAGGGTCGGCTGCTGAAGAAACGCGACGAGCCGGCGTTGTGGCTGGAAGTCTATGCGGACGTGCCGGGTGACTGGCTGGAAGCGTCGCTGGCGGCAATCGCACAGCGGCTGGAATTTGCGCGCTTCCTGCAACCCGGTTCGACGCGGCGCGTCGAGTGTTTCCAGGAATCGATCTAG
- the feoB gene encoding ferrous iron transport protein B: MKRIALLGMPNTGKSTFFNRLTGASARVGNWPGVTVDLLGAKVLLGGHMVEVVDLPGIYDLHGFSDDELVVRHFLEHNLVDLVVILLNATQLDRQLALALQVKQLGLPAVLLLNMADEAAKYGVTIDTRRMAAELNMPVALMSAKHGQGFQAAVETIRQRLAQSRPVQLENLRQMLAEETSIEQQMERVLAKAVHIPPQLDDDLTTRLDRILLHPVLGLPIFFAVMYGLFQAIFTLGKPLQDGVAWLLAAFNQAVLTPVLAGAPAWLSGLLIDGVYNGVGTVATFVPIIVLFFLFMAIVEDTGYLSRAAFLMDALMSRLGLDGRSFVMLLMGFGCNVPAIMGTRVMRARALRLLTMLVIPFSLCSARLQVFLFITAALFSAKTAPLVLMSLYLLSFASAMLTALLFKGRFRSHEPFVLELPPYRFPTLRQMVLRGWQEVRHFLRRASKFIVAGVVMVWLLTHLPPGAAPGSSATWAGQIGRLLAPVLDPVGIDGQLAIALIFGFVAKEIVVGSLAVIYGLEGTALTQHMAQHLTWAQAFSFMLFTLVYTPCLSTIATLRSESRDWRFTLATVGWSLLLAWLLSFAFYQTVRWLGY, encoded by the coding sequence GTGAAGCGCATTGCCCTATTGGGCATGCCGAACACGGGCAAGTCCACGTTCTTCAATCGCCTCACCGGCGCCTCCGCCCGCGTCGGCAACTGGCCCGGCGTCACCGTGGATCTGTTGGGCGCCAAAGTGCTGCTTGGCGGCCACATGGTCGAGGTGGTGGATCTACCCGGCATCTACGATTTGCACGGCTTCTCCGACGACGAGCTGGTCGTCCGCCATTTCCTGGAACACAACCTGGTGGACCTAGTGGTGATCCTCCTCAACGCCACCCAGCTCGACCGTCAGCTCGCCCTCGCTTTGCAAGTGAAACAATTGGGTCTGCCTGCGGTACTTCTGCTCAACATGGCCGATGAGGCAGCCAAGTATGGCGTGACCATCGACACCCGGCGCATGGCGGCGGAGCTCAACATGCCGGTGGCGCTTATGTCGGCCAAGCACGGCCAGGGTTTTCAAGCAGCGGTAGAGACCATACGCCAACGGCTGGCGCAAAGCCGACCCGTGCAGCTGGAAAACCTGCGGCAGATGCTGGCGGAGGAGACATCCATCGAACAGCAGATGGAGCGTGTATTGGCCAAGGCGGTACACATTCCGCCACAGCTTGACGACGATCTCACCACGCGCTTGGATCGCATCCTGCTGCACCCGGTACTGGGGCTGCCGATCTTTTTCGCGGTGATGTACGGCCTGTTCCAGGCCATCTTCACCCTGGGCAAGCCGCTGCAGGACGGCGTGGCCTGGCTGCTTGCCGCTTTCAACCAAGCCGTGTTGACGCCCGTTCTCGCCGGTGCGCCGGCGTGGCTGTCCGGCTTGCTGATCGATGGCGTCTACAATGGCGTGGGCACGGTCGCCACCTTCGTTCCCATCATCGTGCTGTTCTTTCTGTTCATGGCCATCGTCGAGGACACGGGCTATCTTTCCCGGGCGGCGTTTCTCATGGATGCCCTCATGTCGCGCCTGGGTCTGGATGGGCGCAGCTTCGTGATGCTGCTCATGGGCTTCGGCTGCAACGTGCCCGCCATCATGGGTACACGGGTGATGCGCGCCCGCGCCCTACGCCTGCTCACCATGCTGGTGATCCCCTTCTCTCTGTGCTCGGCGCGGCTGCAAGTGTTCCTGTTCATCACCGCGGCCCTGTTTTCAGCGAAGACGGCACCCTTGGTATTGATGAGCCTGTATCTTCTGAGCTTTGCCAGCGCCATGCTCACGGCATTGTTGTTCAAGGGACGCTTTCGCAGTCATGAGCCGTTCGTGCTGGAACTGCCGCCCTACCGCTTTCCTACTCTGCGCCAGATGGTGCTACGCGGCTGGCAAGAGGTGCGCCACTTCCTGCGTCGGGCCAGCAAGTTCATCGTCGCTGGCGTGGTGATGGTCTGGTTGCTCACCCATTTGCCGCCGGGCGCAGCGCCCGGCAGCAGCGCCACCTGGGCGGGCCAAATTGGCCGCCTGCTGGCCCCAGTACTCGATCCGGTGGGAATCGACGGTCAGCTCGCCATCGCCCTCATCTTCGGCTTCGTGGCCAAGGAGATCGTGGTGGGCTCGCTAGCAGTGATCTACGGCCTGGAGGGAACGGCCCTCACCCAACACATGGCGCAGCATCTGACCTGGGCCCAGGCCTTTAGCTTCATGCTGTTCACCCTGGTCTACACGCCGTGTCTGTCCACCATCGCCACGCTGCGCAGCGAATCGCGCGACTGGCGCTTCACCTTGGCCACGGTAGGCTGGTCCCTGC
- a CDS encoding YgfZ/GcvT domain-containing protein, which yields MNSDWQQFLQSRGAFIENGQVVHFGEPAEDIRRSGSEPILADLSHFALIRFTGEDAQTFLQGQLSNDVRLLNGRNSQWAAYCTPKGRMLATFLLWKDDADGYLMQLPTSLREPVQKRLSMFVLRARVKISDASDEWVRLGVAGPGAAQIVEAQFESVPGAAHELLATTAGSVLRLAGECFELLCAPEQAPKLWTALAAHCRPVGSSRWDWHLIRAGIPVVLPQTQEEFVPQMANFELVGGVNFKKGCYPGQEIVARTQYLGKLKRRMYLAHLDSEQAPMPGDPLYSADMQEQASGMVVNAAPAPEGGYDLLAVIQTSSAASEPIHWKSLDGPVLHLLKLPYPISA from the coding sequence ATGAACAGCGACTGGCAGCAGTTTCTCCAATCCCGCGGCGCGTTCATCGAGAATGGGCAAGTGGTGCATTTCGGCGAGCCGGCGGAGGACATCCGCCGCTCGGGAAGCGAGCCCATTTTAGCCGATCTCTCGCATTTCGCGCTGATCCGCTTTACAGGTGAGGATGCCCAGACATTTCTGCAGGGGCAGCTTTCCAACGATGTGCGCCTGCTCAACGGGCGCAACAGTCAGTGGGCCGCCTACTGCACGCCCAAAGGACGCATGTTGGCGACGTTCCTGCTATGGAAGGACGATGCCGATGGCTACCTCATGCAGTTGCCGACAAGCCTGCGCGAGCCCGTCCAGAAGCGTCTGTCCATGTTCGTCCTGCGCGCCAGGGTGAAAATCAGTGATGCGAGTGATGAGTGGGTGCGGCTGGGCGTGGCAGGCCCGGGTGCGGCGCAGATTGTCGAAGCGCAGTTTGAAAGCGTGCCCGGTGCGGCGCACGAGCTGCTCGCCACGACGGCTGGCAGCGTGCTGCGTCTAGCGGGCGAATGCTTCGAGCTGTTGTGCGCGCCTGAGCAGGCGCCAAAGTTGTGGACGGCGCTCGCGGCGCACTGCCGTCCCGTGGGGAGTAGCCGCTGGGATTGGCATCTGATCCGCGCCGGCATCCCGGTGGTGTTGCCGCAGACCCAGGAAGAATTCGTACCCCAGATGGCCAACTTCGAACTGGTGGGCGGCGTGAATTTCAAGAAGGGCTGCTACCCGGGACAGGAGATCGTGGCGCGCACCCAGTATCTGGGTAAACTCAAGCGACGCATGTATCTCGCCCATCTCGACAGCGAGCAGGCGCCCATGCCGGGCGACCCACTCTACAGCGCCGACATGCAGGAGCAGGCCAGCGGCATGGTGGTCAATGCGGCGCCCGCCCCGGAGGGCGGTTACGATTTGCTGGCCGTGATCCAAACCTCGAGCGCCGCCAGCGAGCCCATCCACTGGAAGAGCTTGGACGGACCGGTGCTGCACCTGCTCAAGTTACCCTACCCCATTTCGGCCTGA
- the sdhC gene encoding succinate dehydrogenase, cytochrome b556 subunit yields MHKPRPVYLDLTGIRQPLSAVVSFLHRISGALLFVLLPCVLYVFELSLADEASFARMAQQPLLRFALGGVALFYGYHLLAGVRFLIFDLHRPGLYRYAQVSARLVLLGAVLVGMAVVSALW; encoded by the coding sequence ATGCATAAGCCCCGGCCGGTCTATCTCGACCTCACAGGCATCCGTCAGCCGCTTTCGGCGGTGGTGTCCTTTTTGCATCGGATAAGCGGCGCGTTGCTGTTTGTGCTGCTGCCTTGCGTGCTCTACGTCTTCGAGCTTTCCCTCGCCGACGAAGCGAGTTTCGCCCGCATGGCCCAGCAACCACTGCTGCGCTTTGCCCTTGGCGGCGTGGCCCTGTTCTATGGCTACCATCTGCTCGCAGGTGTGCGTTTCCTGATTTTCGATCTGCATCGCCCCGGACTGTACCGCTATGCCCAGGTAAGCGCCCGGCTGGTGCTCCTGGGTGCCGTGCTGGTGGGCATGGCGGTGGTGAGCGCGCTATGGTGA
- the ftsB gene encoding cell division protein FtsB, with the protein MRWLTLILALLILALQYPLWLGKGSWLKVWEVDQALKKQLAENERLKSRNASLEAEVTDLKTGYEAIEERARSELGMVRRDEIFFQVIDEPGAAPAPGAPP; encoded by the coding sequence GTGCGCTGGCTCACCCTGATCCTCGCCCTGCTCATCCTGGCTCTGCAGTATCCCCTTTGGCTGGGCAAGGGTAGCTGGCTCAAGGTATGGGAAGTGGATCAGGCGCTCAAGAAGCAGCTTGCCGAGAACGAGCGGCTCAAGAGCCGGAATGCCTCGCTCGAGGCCGAGGTGACAGATCTCAAGACGGGCTACGAGGCGATCGAAGAGCGGGCGCGCAGCGAGCTGGGCATGGTGCGTCGGGATGAAATCTTCTTCCAGGTGATTGATGAGCCGGGGGCCGCGCCAGCCCCTGGTGCCCCGCCGTAG
- the kdsA gene encoding 3-deoxy-8-phosphooctulonate synthase — protein MKLCGFDVGLEHPLFLIAGPCVIESRQLALDTAGTLKEICAELGVPFIYKSSYDKANRSSGASFRGLGMAQGLKILEEVRSQIGVPVLTDVHTEAEIPDVAAVVDVLQTPAFLCRQTDFIQAVAATGKPVNIKKGQFLAPWDMKNVVQKAKAANGGADTILVCERGVSFGYNTLISDMRGLAVMRETGCPVVFDATHSVQQPGGQGTKSGGQREFVPVLARAAVASGVAGVFMETHPEPERALSDGPNAWPLPRMKELLSTLKELDALVKRTGFIESEFM, from the coding sequence ATGAAACTCTGCGGTTTCGACGTCGGTCTGGAACACCCGCTGTTCCTGATCGCCGGCCCCTGTGTCATCGAGTCGCGCCAGTTGGCGCTGGATACCGCAGGCACCCTCAAGGAGATCTGCGCCGAACTAGGCGTGCCTTTCATCTACAAGTCTTCCTACGACAAGGCTAACCGCAGCTCCGGCGCGTCCTTCCGCGGCCTGGGCATGGCGCAGGGCCTCAAGATCCTGGAGGAGGTGCGCAGCCAGATCGGGGTGCCGGTCCTCACGGATGTACACACGGAAGCGGAAATTCCCGATGTGGCAGCGGTGGTGGACGTACTGCAGACGCCAGCCTTCCTTTGTCGCCAGACGGATTTCATCCAGGCCGTGGCCGCCACCGGCAAGCCGGTCAACATCAAGAAAGGGCAGTTCCTTGCGCCCTGGGACATGAAGAACGTGGTGCAGAAGGCCAAGGCGGCCAATGGTGGCGCCGACACCATCTTGGTATGCGAGCGAGGCGTCTCCTTTGGCTACAACACACTGATCTCGGACATGCGTGGCCTAGCCGTGATGCGCGAGACGGGCTGTCCGGTGGTGTTCGACGCCACCCACTCGGTGCAGCAGCCGGGCGGGCAGGGCACGAAAAGCGGCGGGCAGCGGGAATTCGTGCCGGTGCTGGCGCGTGCCGCGGTTGCATCGGGTGTGGCGGGTGTGTTCATGGAGACCCACCCGGAGCCGGAGCGCGCATTGTCGGACGGCCCCAATGCCTGGCCGCTACCGCGCATGAAGGAATTGCTATCCACGCTAAAGGAGCTGGACGCGCTAGTGAAGCGCACTGGTTTCATCGAGAGTGAGTTTATGTAA
- the eno gene encoding phosphopyruvate hydratase, translating into MSAIVDVIAREILDSRGNPTVEADVLLESGVIGRAAVPSGASTGSKEAIELRDGDAQRYGGKGVLKAVENVNTEICEAIIGLDAEEQTFIDRTLIELDGTENKGRLGANAILAVSLAVAKAAAEESGLSLYRYLGGAGAMALPVPMMNIINGGAHANNSVDMQEFMIIPVGAPSFRDAVRYGAEVFHALKKLLEHRGHVTTVGDEGGFAPNLESNEAALKLIVEAIEAAGYLPGADVAIGLDCASSEFYQDGKYVLASEGRSMTSAEFADHLAGWVDRYPIISIEDGMSEHDWAGWKLLTERLGRRIQLVGDDVFVTNSRILKEGIAQGIANSVLIKINQIGTLTETFQCIETAKRARYTAVVSHRSGETEDTTIADIAVATNALQIKTGSLSRSERIAKYNQLLRIEEELGDNATYAGREAFHQLG; encoded by the coding sequence ATGAGTGCAATCGTCGATGTCATCGCCCGCGAAATTCTCGACTCCCGCGGTAATCCCACCGTGGAAGCGGATGTTCTACTGGAATCCGGCGTGATCGGGCGCGCCGCTGTGCCTTCTGGAGCCTCCACCGGTAGCAAGGAAGCCATCGAGCTGCGCGACGGCGATGCCCAGCGCTATGGCGGCAAGGGCGTGCTGAAGGCCGTCGAGAATGTCAACACGGAGATCTGCGAGGCCATCATCGGCCTCGATGCCGAGGAACAAACCTTCATCGATCGCACCCTGATCGAGCTGGACGGCACGGAGAACAAAGGCCGGTTGGGTGCCAATGCCATCCTCGCCGTGTCCCTCGCGGTAGCCAAGGCGGCAGCGGAAGAGTCGGGGCTGTCCCTCTACCGTTACCTGGGCGGCGCCGGCGCCATGGCGCTGCCGGTGCCGATGATGAACATCATCAACGGTGGCGCCCACGCCAACAACAGCGTGGACATGCAGGAATTCATGATCATCCCGGTCGGCGCACCCAGCTTCCGCGATGCCGTGCGCTACGGCGCCGAGGTGTTCCATGCGCTGAAGAAATTGCTAGAACATCGCGGCCACGTCACCACGGTGGGGGACGAAGGTGGCTTCGCGCCGAATCTAGAGAGCAACGAGGCGGCGCTCAAGCTCATCGTCGAGGCGATCGAGGCAGCGGGCTACCTGCCGGGTGCCGACGTGGCCATCGGTCTGGATTGCGCCAGTTCCGAGTTCTACCAAGATGGTAAATATGTGCTCGCCTCGGAAGGCCGTTCCATGACCTCGGCAGAGTTCGCCGATCACCTGGCAGGGTGGGTGGATCGCTACCCCATCATCAGCATCGAGGATGGCATGAGCGAGCACGACTGGGCCGGCTGGAAACTGCTCACCGAGCGTCTCGGGCGGCGCATCCAGCTGGTGGGCGATGACGTATTCGTCACCAATAGCCGGATCCTCAAGGAGGGCATCGCCCAGGGCATCGCCAATTCGGTCCTGATCAAGATCAACCAGATCGGCACCCTGACCGAGACCTTCCAGTGCATCGAAACCGCCAAGCGAGCGCGCTATACTGCCGTGGTCTCTCACCGCTCGGGTGAAACCGAGGATACGACCATCGCCGACATCGCCGTGGCCACCAATGCCCTGCAGATCAAGACCGGGTCGCTCTCTCGCAGTGAGCGCATCGCCAAGTACAACCAGCTTTTGCGCATCGAGGAGGAGCTGGGCGACAATGCCACCTATGCGGGGCGCGAGGCCTTCCATCAACTCGGCTGA
- a CDS encoding CTP synthase, giving the protein MTKFIYITGGVVSSLGKGIAAASLGAILESRGIKLTMLKLDPYINVDPGTMSPFQHGEVFVTEDGAETDLDLGHYERFINRKMTKRNNFTTGQIYESVIRKERRGDYLGGTVQVIPHITDEIKHFIRLGAGDAEVAVVEIGGTVGDIESLPFLEAIRQMAIEVGRDNACFIHLTLVPYIASAGEIKTKPTQHSVKELREIGIQPDVLLCRADRPLPEDERRKIALFTNVPEEAVISAIDVDSIYKIPRILHDQHLDDIVCRKLALNPPPADLSVWDELVYALEHPQHEVDIALVGKYVDLTESYKSLSEALVHAGIHTRSRVRIHYIDSEKLEGGDLAILANMDAILVPGGFGKRGVEGKINAIRYARENKIPYLGICLGMQLAVIEFARHVAGMAGAHSTEFDPDTPYPVVALITEWRDRSGKLLQRSAMSDLGGTMRLGGQECRLVPGSRGHAAYGKDLIVERHRHRYEVNNTLLAQLEQAGLRVSGRSTGEEHLCEMIELPDHPWFVAVQFHPEFTSTPRHGHPLFSAFIRAALTQRAQARKDLP; this is encoded by the coding sequence ATGACCAAATTCATCTACATCACAGGCGGGGTTGTTTCGTCTCTTGGCAAGGGCATCGCCGCCGCGTCTCTCGGCGCCATCCTCGAATCTCGCGGCATCAAGCTCACCATGCTCAAGCTGGATCCCTACATCAACGTCGATCCCGGCACCATGAGCCCATTCCAGCACGGTGAGGTGTTCGTCACCGAGGATGGAGCGGAAACCGATCTCGACCTGGGCCACTACGAGCGCTTCATCAACCGCAAGATGACCAAGCGCAACAACTTCACCACCGGTCAGATCTACGAAAGCGTGATCCGCAAAGAACGGCGCGGCGACTATCTGGGTGGCACGGTGCAGGTCATCCCCCACATCACCGACGAGATCAAGCATTTCATCCGCCTCGGCGCGGGCGATGCAGAAGTGGCGGTGGTGGAGATCGGCGGCACCGTGGGCGACATCGAGTCCCTGCCGTTTCTCGAAGCCATCCGTCAGATGGCGATCGAGGTGGGGCGGGACAATGCCTGTTTCATCCATCTCACGCTGGTGCCCTACATTGCCTCAGCTGGCGAGATCAAGACCAAGCCTACTCAGCACTCCGTGAAGGAACTGCGCGAGATCGGCATCCAGCCGGACGTGCTGCTGTGCCGCGCCGACCGCCCCCTGCCGGAGGATGAGCGGCGCAAGATCGCGCTGTTTACCAACGTGCCGGAAGAGGCGGTGATTTCCGCCATCGACGTGGACAGCATCTACAAGATCCCGCGTATCCTGCATGACCAACACCTGGATGACATCGTCTGCCGCAAGCTGGCCTTGAATCCGCCGCCGGCGGATCTCAGCGTGTGGGACGAACTGGTCTATGCCCTGGAACATCCCCAGCATGAAGTGGACATTGCCCTGGTGGGCAAGTACGTGGATCTCACCGAGTCCTACAAGTCCCTCTCCGAGGCGCTGGTCCACGCTGGCATCCATACCCGCAGTCGGGTGCGCATCCACTACATCGACTCGGAGAAGCTGGAAGGCGGCGATCTCGCCATTCTGGCAAACATGGATGCGATCCTCGTCCCGGGTGGCTTTGGCAAGCGCGGGGTGGAAGGCAAGATTAATGCCATCCGCTACGCGCGCGAGAACAAGATCCCCTATCTTGGCATTTGCCTCGGCATGCAGCTTGCGGTGATCGAATTCGCGCGCCACGTGGCCGGCATGGCCGGCGCCCACAGCACCGAGTTCGATCCCGACACACCTTATCCCGTGGTGGCCCTGATCACTGAGTGGCGCGACCGCTCCGGGAAATTGTTGCAACGTTCCGCCATGTCCGACCTGGGGGGCACCATGCGGCTAGGCGGCCAGGAATGCCGCCTCGTACCGGGCAGCCGCGGACATGCCGCGTATGGCAAGGATCTCATTGTGGAGCGCCATCGCCACCGCTACGAGGTGAACAACACGCTGCTTGCGCAGCTGGAGCAGGCGGGCTTGCGCGTGAGCGGCCGTTCCACCGGCGAAGAGCACTTGTGCGAAATGATCGAACTACCCGATCATCCCTGGTTCGTCGCGGTACAGTTCCATCCGGAGTTCACCTCCACCCCGCGCCACGGCCATCCGCTGTTTTCCGCCTTCATCCGCGCTGCCCTCACCCAGCGCGCCCAAGCCCGGAAAGATCTCCCATGA